The genomic window TGATTATCAATTTCAGCTATTACGTGATCAATATGATAGATTTTCTTAAACGAATCTTTGTTTCATGTTTCGGGGTCATATTCTATTGGGTCATATCCAACAGCAATAACAAGATCTGCTTCGTCCAAAAGCATATCACCTGGCTGATTTTTAAATAATCCTACCCTCCCCAAAAATGTTTCCTCAAGATTACGGGGAATAATACCAGCTCCTTGAAATGTTTCCACAACTGGTATCTTAACTTTTTTCAAAAAGTTCCTAATAGACCTAACAGCCTCGTTATCGCTTGATCTCATACCTAATAATAAAACTGGAAGTTTTGCTTTTTTTATTTCCTCAGCTAACTCGAGCAAATAATCAGTTCTTGCATGTTCGGTAATATATTCCTCTTTTGGACTTAAAGCTTCATTCTCTACCAATTCATATTGTACATCCTGAGGGACTGAAACAAAAGTTGCCCCTTGTCTAGGGAGACTTGCTATACGATATGCATTTACAAGAACTTCGCTAATACTTTTTGCACTATTAACTTCCTGTGCATATTTAGTAACAGGTTTCATAAGAGCAACATTATCCATTGATTGATGTGTTCTTTTAGGGGCGCTTTCTCTTTTTACATTTCCACCGATAGCTAATATAGCGTCACCCTCGCTTGTTGCTGTGATCAGTCCAGTGGCAAGATTTGAAACACCGGGTCCAGATGTTACAAAAACTACTCCTGGTTTGTTGGTTAATCTTCCTATTCCTTGGGCCATAAAGGCGGCGTTTTGTTCATGTCTTGTGACAATTAATTGCGGGGCATTTTTATAATCTCTAAAAATATCTAGGGTTTTATCTATCTTTGCACCAGGTACTGTAAAGACATAATCTATTTTATGATTTATCAATGTTTCTACTATTATATTTGCTCCATTTTTAACTTTTTTCATTTTTCTCCTTTATTATTTAATTAATTTGTTTTTTTGTATAAAAAAATAAGCTATTTTTTTGCTTATTTAAAATTATTTTATTTTGAAAACTTTTTTTGCATTGTTACATGTCGTATTTATAACATCATTCAATGGCAATTTTTTTAGCTCAGAGATTTTCTTAGCTGTGTAACCAATATATTTTGGAAAGTTAACAGTTCCTCTTTTGGGAACAGGGGTTAGATAAGGTGCATCTGTTTCGATTACTATATTATTAATAGAGATTTTTTCAACTACTGATTGAAATTCTTTAGCATTATCAAATGTAACAATTCCACCTATTGATATATAAAATCCGCTATCTATATAACTCTTGGCTGTTTCATAATCCTGAGTAAAACAATGAAGAATTCCTTTGTTAATATTGTGTTTTTTTAAAATTTTTAGCGCGTCTTTATAAGCGTCTAAAGTTCCTTCTATATCCCTTACATGCAAAACAACTGGCAAATCATGTTTCTTTGCTATTTTTAGTTGTTCCTCAAATAAAGCAATTTGTTTGTCTTTATTTAATTTTTTAACAAAATAGTCAAGACCAATTTCTCCTACAGCAACTACTTTATCATAAAAGCAAAGATCATCAATTT from Spiroplasma endosymbiont of Aspidapion aeneum includes these protein-coding regions:
- the alsS gene encoding acetolactate synthase AlsS, with the translated sequence MKKVKNGANIIVETLINHKIDYVFTVPGAKIDKTLDIFRDYKNAPQLIVTRHEQNAAFMAQGIGRLTNKPGVVFVTSGPGVSNLATGLITATSEGDAILAIGGNVKRESAPKRTHQSMDNVALMKPVTKYAQEVNSAKSISEVLVNAYRIASLPRQGATFVSVPQDVQYELVENEALSPKEEYITEHARTDYLLELAEEIKKAKLPVLLLGMRSSDNEAVRSIRNFLKKVKIPVVETFQGAGIIPRNLEETFLGRVGLFKNQPGDMLLDEADLVIAVGYDPIEYDPETWNKDSFKKIYHIDHVIAEIDNHYLPIKELTGNISRSMDFLGDNLVSLDFKLSEQANTIITYLKSKFENITKLFKVDKNKVHPLFLMQTIRNLIDDDKFLPINDNTIVTVDVGSLYIWMARNFKSYEPRKLLFSNGMQTLGVALPWAISASLLNKGKKVISMSGDGGFLYSSQEIDTAIRLGLNITHLIWNDESYNMVSFQQISKYKRSTAIELGKINFKMYAESFGAKGFSVTKPSELKKVLEEAFTYNGVAIVDIKIDYSENIILGDMLLGDFL
- a CDS encoding TatD family hydrolase, producing the protein MIGLFDAHTHLFEETYVRLGIKTSKIIEEALTNQVAGICCSGFDVASSEEAAKYSMKYDIVYASVGVHPDQANTTSLMDLTKIDDLCFYDKVVAVGEIGLDYFVKKLNKDKQIALFEEQLKIAKKHDLPVVLHVRDIEGTLDAYKDALKILKKHNINKGILHCFTQDYETAKSYIDSGFYISIGGIVTFDNAKEFQSVVEKISINNIVIETDAPYLTPVPKRGTVNFPKYIGYTAKKISELKKLPLNDVINTTCNNAKKVFKIK